The nucleotide window GCTCGTCGGCGCGTTCCTCGGCCTGCTGGAGGCCTCCCCGACGGACGGCGTGACGTTCGTCGCCGTCATGGAGTTCGCCTACAGCGCCGTCCCGTGGCTCGCGCTCGCGGCGCTCACCGCCTCGTTCGGCCGCCTGCTCGACGAGCTCATCCGCGACGAGGGCGTGCGGACGCCGTACCTCAACCTCCCGTTCGGCGTCGTCGCGCTGGGGCTCGTCGTGCGGGGGTTCACGGGCTGGTTCCTCGAACGCGAGGCCGGCCGGCCGGCGCTCTACGTCCTCGGGGCGCCGCTGGCCCCGACCGAACGGCTCGCCCTGTTCATCGTCTCCGCAATCCTGCTCGCGCTCGTCGGCGTGCGCGTCGCGGCGACGATGTCCGACGAGGCCCTCGACGACGTCATCGACGACGGGTTCGGCGGCAGCGAGAACAGGTAGTCGACGCCGACTCTGGAGGGGACTCCTCTCACTCGGACGCCGGCCGGACGACGTCCGCGAGCGCGACGAGCACGCCGAGCAGCCAGCCGAGCGGGACGGCGATGGCGAACCACATCAGCACGTACGCGACGCCCTGAAGCTGGAACCGCGAACGGAGCAGTTCGTCGATGCCGCCGACCGCGAGGACGTTGTCGAGCAGCCAGATCGCGAACGTCTGGCTGTTCGCGAACACCACGTCGGCGAGCGACGGCGAGTAGAGCGCGGCGACGACCGGCGGGAGGAAGAAGGCCGTCATCGCGGCGGGGTACGCGAACACGATGCTCGTGATCCGGCCGCCGACCCTGGAGAACAACACCGCGAGCGCGGCCGACACCGTGGCGACGACGCTCGCGACCGCGACCGCGACGAAGCCGTTGAAGGAGATCTGGCTGAGCCACGTGGCAGCCGTCAGCGACCCCCACACGAGCAGGGACGCGAGGACCACGCCGACGACGCCGACGCGGGCCACGGCTGTGTCGACCCGGCTAGCGTAGAAGCGGGCGGCGAACCCGACCAGCAACAGGGGGTAGCCGATCGCGACGAGTGGGGCGCCCAGCGCGGCCCAGAGGTAGTACGCGAGCTTCTGCGGGTCGGTCTCCGGGTGCCACTTGCCGACGACGCGCCCCGGATCGAGCTGTCGCGGGAACACCAGTTCCATCCACGTCGCGTGTAGGCGCTCGATGTCGATTCGGAGCGCGCCCAGCAGTCCCGGCGAAGCGCGTCGTTCCATCGGAGGGGTAGAGCCGGGGGTGCCGATTGAAGGTTACGACTTTCCGACCACTTGGTTCGGACCGGTCGTCGGTCGTGTTACCTCGTCTACCTATCCGGCACTGCAGTCGGCCGAACGATCCGTCGACTCACCGGTTCCACGGACCGAAGTCCGGGTCGATCTGGCGGTCCGACCCATCGATGTCGTCGATGGCGGCGACGTCCTCGTCGTCGAGGTCGAGCGCGAGCGACTCCCAGTTGTCGCGGATGTGCGCCTCCCCCGTCGCCTTCGGGATGGCGGTGACGCCCTTCTCGCGCAGCCACGCTAGGCTCACCTGCGCGGGGCTGGCGTCGTGCTTCTCGGCGACCTCCCGGATCTCGGGAACGTCGAACACCTCGCCGCGCGCGAGCGGCGAGTAGGCGACGACCTCCACGTCGTGCTCGGCACACGTCTCGCGGATCTCGTCCTGCTGGAGCAGCGGGTGGCACTCGACCTGGTTGGCGAAGATCGGCGCGTCCGAGAGTCCGGCCGCTTCCTCGATCTGCTCGGGCAGGAAGTTCGACACGCCGATCCGGTCGACGAGCCCCTCGTCGTACAGTTCGTCGAACGCGTCGAGCGTGGCCTCCGCCTCGTACTCGCCGGCCGGCCAGTGGACGTACAGGAGGTCGACGGAGTCGACGCCCAGATCGTCGAGGCTCCCGCGGGTCGTCTCGTGGACGTCCTCGGGCGCGAGGTTGTCCTTCCACACCTTCGTCGCGAGGAACACGTCCTCGCGGTCGACGTCGGCGTCGGCGATGCCGTCCCCGACGGCGGCCTCGTTGCGGTACACCTGTGCGGTGTCGATGTGGCGATATCCCATGTCCAGCGCCGTCGCCACGCTCGACCGGCACTCCTCCGGGTCGTCGTTCTGCCAGGTGCCGAGCCCCAGCATCGGCATGTCGTTCGCGCGCGGTGCCTCCTCGGCGGAGAGCGACTGCTGGTCGGTCATCACCGAACCTACTGTCGTGACGGGGAAAGGGGTTGTGACAGGGCTCCCCTCTGCCGGTTTGCGGTGTGGTAGCGTCGGGCGATGTTGTGTGAACGACGTCGTGGTTCCCTACGCGCGGGGCCGACGACTCACCCGATGTAGCGGAGTTCGTCCTCGCTCGGCATCCCGCCGCCGCCCTGCATCTCCTGGATCTTGCCGACGACCTCCTCCATCTCCTCGGCGCGCTCCTCGAGGTCAGCGAAGTCGACCTCGAAGCCGAGCGCGTTCTGGAGCACTTCGAGGACCGCCTGCGCGCTCTTGGGGTCGACGAGGTAGCCGGACGTCTCGCCCATCAGGCACGCCGCGTTCAGCCCGCGTCGCCCGCCGAGCCCGAGCACGAGCCCCGAGACGCCGACGATGCCGCCGGCCGGTTCGTCCTCCCTGAACTCCACGCCCGCCTCCTCGAGCCCCTCCCTCGCGTCGCGGTCGCTCACCGCGCCGAGTACGTCGTACTCGTCGTCCTCGATGAGTTCGCCGGTGGGGACGCCGCCGAGCGCGAAGGCACGCTCGCAGCCGAACTCCTCTGCCACGTCGAGGAACGCGTCCGTGAGGGTGTAGTGGCCCTCGTTGCTCGCGGCCTGGTGGTCGCCAGTGAGGACCAGCAGGTCGACGCCCTCGGCGTCGACGTGGTGGAACTCGGCGTGTGTGAGTTCGGTGACGCCCTCGTCGTCGACGGTCACCTGCGGCGGGAACTGGGTGGTGTAGACGCGTCGGACGAGCGTCCCGTCGAACTCCTCGACGAGGTGTTCGGCGACGAGTTTTCCGACGTGGCCGACGCCCGGCAGCCCCTCGATGAACGTGGGGTCCTCGAGGTCGGGGTCCGACACGACCTCGATGTCGATAGGTTCCATGTTCGTGAGACGGGGGTGCGCTTCATAAAGGGTCGTCGGCTTGGAATCGGGTTTTGGTGGTTTCGTTGGCTCGGAGCGTGTAGGTCCCTTTTCTCCACAGAATCGGAATGGTCCGAAAGCCCCCGCGGCTCTCGGCTCTCCCGTAGCTGTGCGAACCCCGACGAAGCAAACACCACAGCGCGACCGAAGGGAGCGCGAGGGTCAGGTGAGCGCTAGCGAACGCGACTTCCGGGGAGCTTGTTCCGAGGTAAAGCGCAGCGAGGCGCGGGAACGCAGAAGTCAGGGGGCTTTCAAGCCATCAGTAACCGTCTCACACGATCCGGACTCGCCGAATTCCACGGCTGTGATCCCGACTACTCGGAACCCGACGAAGAGGACCGTTCACGCGCACGACGCCGATACTCGCCGTACGGGTCCTCGGGGCTGAACGGCGCGGGCGCGGAGTTCACCGCGTCCGCGCCACACTCCGGGCACTCCGAATGCAGCGTGTACACCGGTCGCTCGTGACGGCCCTCCCACGCCGAACAAACTTTGATGTCCGATTTCACGAGTTCCTCACCTCCGAGCCCACGCGACGTCGAACTACTCGTCCTCGGTCTCGCGGTCGCGGTGGAACGAACCCTTCCCGCCCGCGGCCTCGATGGACTGGCGCGCGCGCTCAGCCGACTCCTCCAGTTCGTTCTCGGCGACCTTGTAGTCCGGCGCACGGACCCTGATGCGGTACTCCGGGGCGCCGACGTAGGAGACGTCGAGTTCGACCTCGTCGGGCACCTCGCCGTTGCCCTCCGCGGCCTTCAGCGCCGCCTTCACGTCGTCCACGCCGTCCGCCTCCGCGGACTCGAGGTCGACGAAGCCCGTGACGTTCACGTACGGGACGGAGACGTTCTCGCGGGCCGCCTCGACGATGGCCGCGATCTCCTCGCCGTCGAGGTCGGTGTCCTTGAGCGCCTCCTCGCCGTGGATGGCGGCCGCCTCGAAGCCGTCGTACATTGAGCCGAACTCGTGGTAGAGCGCCTCGGCGACGCGCGTGTACTTGTCGTCGCTCACGTCCTCGCCGAACGCGATGGTCATCCAGTTGTCCGCCTTGCGCTCGTTCTTCCACTCCTGGATCTTGTCCGAGCGCTGGTGGTCGTTGACGTCCTTGATCGAGAGGTCGATCTGCTGGGACGACTCGTCGACGTCGAGCACCTTCGCCACGACGCGCTCGCCGACGTTCACGTGGTCGCGGATGTTCTTGATCCACCCGCTCGCCACCTCGCTCACGTGCGTGAGCCCGCGTTTGTCCTCGTACTCGTCCAGGTCCACGAACACGCCGAAGTCGGTGATCTCGTCGACCTCGCCGACGACGAGTTCGCCCTTCTCGGGCCAGCCGCTGAATTTCATGTCCGCTTGTTACGACCGGAGCGTAATACGGTTTCCCTCTTGCGGCGGCGTTCGCGGGGCTCGGTCGGCCGGAGCCGCTCACTGACGCGGCTCCGGGATCGCTGACGTGAGCGCAGCCGCTCGGGAACGGGGAGTGCGGAAGAAGTCGCCCGGCTCGGGCCGCTTACGCGCGCTGTTCGACGGTCTCGACGACCTCGCCGGCGAACGTGGCGTCGCCGCCGGTCGGGGTGGCGAGCGTCGTGCCGCAGACGGCGCAGTTGACCACCGAGGACGCCTTGCCGAAGACGACCTGCTCGTTGTCGCAGTCCGGGCACTGGATGCGGAAGAAGTTCCCTGCCATCGTTACTCCTGGAACGTCAGCCGGCCGGCGCGCCAGCCCTCGCGCATGTGGGCCTTGCCGCACTCGCTGCAGCGGTACTTGAGGTGGGTCTTCTTCGTCGGCTTGTCGCCACCCGGCACCTTCGAGAACTTGCCGGCGTTCCCGATGACGGACGTGCCGCGGGCCTGCTGGCGGTCGGTCCACTTCATGCCGGTCTCGCGGCCCCGGCGGACCTTCTCCACTTCGACCTCGTGGTGGGCGTTACAGTGCGGGCAGTACGTGTTCAGGC belongs to Halorarum halophilum and includes:
- a CDS encoding proteasome assembly chaperone family protein gives rise to the protein MEPIDIEVVSDPDLEDPTFIEGLPGVGHVGKLVAEHLVEEFDGTLVRRVYTTQFPPQVTVDDEGVTELTHAEFHHVDAEGVDLLVLTGDHQAASNEGHYTLTDAFLDVAEEFGCERAFALGGVPTGELIEDDEYDVLGAVSDRDAREGLEEAGVEFREDEPAGGIVGVSGLVLGLGGRRGLNAACLMGETSGYLVDPKSAQAVLEVLQNALGFEVDFADLEERAEEMEEVVGKIQEMQGGGGMPSEDELRYIG
- a CDS encoding 30S ribosomal protein S27e; the protein is MAGNFFRIQCPDCDNEQVVFGKASSVVNCAVCGTTLATPTGGDATFAGEVVETVEQRA
- a CDS encoding 50S ribosomal protein L44e, translated to MEMPRRLNTYCPHCNAHHEVEVEKVRRGRETGMKWTDRQQARGTSVIGNAGKFSKVPGGDKPTKKTHLKYRCSECGKAHMREGWRAGRLTFQE
- a CDS encoding translation initiation factor IF-2 subunit alpha; the protein is MKFSGWPEKGELVVGEVDEITDFGVFVDLDEYEDKRGLTHVSEVASGWIKNIRDHVNVGERVVAKVLDVDESSQQIDLSIKDVNDHQRSDKIQEWKNERKADNWMTIAFGEDVSDDKYTRVAEALYHEFGSMYDGFEAAAIHGEEALKDTDLDGEEIAAIVEAARENVSVPYVNVTGFVDLESAEADGVDDVKAALKAAEGNGEVPDEVELDVSYVGAPEYRIRVRAPDYKVAENELEESAERARQSIEAAGGKGSFHRDRETEDE
- a CDS encoding RNA-protein complex protein Nop10, with amino-acid sequence MKSDIKVCSAWEGRHERPVYTLHSECPECGADAVNSAPAPFSPEDPYGEYRRRARERSSSSGSE
- a CDS encoding aldo/keto reductase — translated: MTDQQSLSAEEAPRANDMPMLGLGTWQNDDPEECRSSVATALDMGYRHIDTAQVYRNEAAVGDGIADADVDREDVFLATKVWKDNLAPEDVHETTRGSLDDLGVDSVDLLYVHWPAGEYEAEATLDAFDELYDEGLVDRIGVSNFLPEQIEEAAGLSDAPIFANQVECHPLLQQDEIRETCAEHDVEVVAYSPLARGEVFDVPEIREVAEKHDASPAQVSLAWLREKGVTAIPKATGEAHIRDNWESLALDLDDEDVAAIDDIDGSDRQIDPDFGPWNR